From Argopecten irradians isolate NY chromosome 12, Ai_NY, whole genome shotgun sequence, one genomic window encodes:
- the LOC138336203 gene encoding uncharacterized protein, protein MERMSIIFLVVLLSGCHSATLSELSLEAELKALLEPETSDGGKDAVIELKSMFRRDDDDEEDQCERAVMCITSPDMNFVDGNAFEGLKFNTEQFNVLCRSAMEYLTCYDQLSQEYNCGYYSTLGANVTRAMQTHICSDSSLIQSVVDCLNRRSLQTKAFGEFKEHLGWEFAFEYVGDRMLSGEKTEILCRLQGNSVQDILDYIVTRCGFEEYTVFCDMFSDPAVARAVEYNQRFEYCPIETYSRCRYGYGL, encoded by the exons ATGGAGAGGATGAGCATTATTTTTCTCGTCGTTCTGCTCTCGGGATGTCATTCCGCAA CTTTATCAGAATTGAGCCTGGAGGCCGAACTGAAAGCATTGCTAGAACCAGAAACATCGGACGGAGGAAAGGATGCCGTCATAGAGTTAAAGTCAATGTTCCGACGAGACGATGACGACGAAGAGGACCAGTGTGAAAGAGCAGTCATGTGCATCACGTCACCTGATATGAATTTTGTCGATGGCAATGCTTTTGAAGGTCTGAAATTCAACACGGAACAATTCAATGTGCTATGCAG aagTGCGATGGAATATCTGACGTGTTACGACCAACTCTCTCAGGAATACAACTGTGGCTACTATTCAACCCTGGGTGCAAATGTAACTAGGGCAATGCAGACCCATATATGTAGCGATTCCTCTC TGATTCAGTCAGTAGTGGATTGTTTGAACAGGCGGTCTTTACAGACCAAAGCATTTGGAGAATTCAAAGAACATTTGGGCTGGGAATTTGCCTTTGAATACGTTGGTGACAGAATGTTGTCAGGAGAGAAAACAGAAATACTGTGCAG actGCAGGGCAACAGTGTTCAGGACATACTGGACTATATCGTCACCCGTTGCGGTTTTGAAGAATACACTGTATTCTGTGACATGTTCTCGGATCCGGCGGTCGCCCGCGCCGTTGAATATAACCAACGATTTGAATACTGTCCCATTGAAACTTACAG TCGCTGTCGCTACGGCTACGGTTTATAA